In Clostridia bacterium, one DNA window encodes the following:
- a CDS encoding SDR family oxidoreductase, which yields KGIAEELYREGAFVVIADLNEPLAQTVAESLGERAVAVKTDVSSEESVAALIAATVEAFGGLDLFVSNAGVLKAGSLDEMEKKDFEFVTAINYTAFFTCVKYAQRIMRAQFSADASWMGDIIEINSKSGLEGSNKNFAYAGGKFGGIGLVESFALELAPYNIKVNAICPGNYYDGPLWSDPERGLFVQYLHTGKVPGAKTIEDVKNFYLSKSLIKRGCLPSDVAKAIFYAVEQTYETGQAIPVTGGQVMLR from the coding sequence AAGGGCATTGCGGAGGAACTCTACCGTGAGGGCGCGTTTGTCGTGATTGCCGACCTGAACGAGCCGCTGGCGCAGACGGTCGCGGAGTCGCTCGGCGAGCGCGCGGTTGCGGTCAAGACGGACGTCTCCAGCGAGGAGAGCGTCGCGGCGCTGATTGCAGCCACGGTGGAAGCGTTCGGCGGGCTGGACTTGTTCGTCAGCAACGCGGGCGTGCTCAAGGCGGGCTCACTCGACGAAATGGAGAAGAAGGATTTCGAGTTCGTGACCGCGATCAACTACACCGCGTTTTTCACCTGCGTGAAATACGCCCAGCGGATCATGCGCGCACAGTTTTCGGCGGATGCTTCGTGGATGGGCGATATCATTGAGATCAACAGCAAGAGCGGACTTGAGGGCAGCAACAAGAACTTCGCCTACGCGGGCGGAAAGTTCGGTGGCATCGGGCTGGTCGAAAGCTTTGCGCTGGAGCTCGCACCCTATAACATCAAGGTCAACGCGATTTGCCCCGGAAACTATTACGACGGCCCGCTTTGGAGCGATCCCGAGCGCGGATTGTTCGTGCAGTATCTGCATACAGGCAAGGTGCCGGGCGCGAAGACGATTGAAGATGTCAAGAACTTCTATCTAAGCAAATCGCTGATCAAGCGTGGATGTTTGCCGTCGGACGTCGCAAAGGCGATCTTCTACGCGGTGGAGCAGACCTACGAAACGGGTCAGGCAATCCCCGTGACCGGCGGACAGGTGATGCTCAGATGA
- a CDS encoding PHP domain-containing protein, producing the protein MIDFSLLNELNAGTSEDRLAALARATARAKFTSVDPRMVNNHIHTNYSFSPYSPSAAVYAARAEGLATCGIVDHDSIGGAREFIEAGKIVGIPTTIGIETRISFAETPLADKRTNNPDQIGNSYMVLHAVPHENIDLVQAYFAPVREKRNARNRKMVERINDLYALDGVQLNFDRDVLPLSQAAEGGSVTERHLMLALARQLIALGKASLPQNASELDVMFAEYDLVGALKKDCIPKVFIPATDECPTLNEIVRFAGESGGILAYAYLGDVTSSVTGDKKAQKFEDDYLDELFAVIDRAGIRAVTYMPTRNSQAQIERLRSLCDRCGMQQITGEDINSPRQSFIIEKMREEQFSNLIESTWRLIRHENGERE; encoded by the coding sequence ATGATTGATTTTTCGCTCCTTAACGAATTGAATGCAGGAACAAGCGAAGATCGCTTAGCCGCGCTTGCGCGCGCGACAGCGCGCGCCAAGTTCACTTCCGTTGACCCAAGGATGGTCAACAACCACATCCACACGAACTATTCGTTCTCGCCTTATTCGCCATCTGCCGCGGTCTACGCGGCAAGAGCGGAAGGCCTCGCCACCTGCGGCATCGTGGATCACGACAGCATCGGCGGAGCAAGAGAATTCATCGAGGCAGGGAAGATCGTCGGGATTCCGACGACCATCGGCATCGAGACGCGGATTTCGTTTGCGGAAACCCCGCTTGCAGACAAGCGCACCAACAACCCCGACCAGATCGGCAACAGCTACATGGTGCTGCACGCGGTTCCGCACGAGAACATCGATCTGGTGCAGGCGTATTTCGCGCCCGTTCGCGAAAAGCGCAACGCGCGTAATAGAAAAATGGTCGAGCGGATCAATGATCTCTACGCACTTGACGGTGTACAGCTCAATTTCGATCGCGATGTGCTGCCGCTCTCGCAGGCGGCAGAGGGCGGAAGCGTGACCGAACGGCACCTCATGCTCGCGCTCGCGCGGCAGCTGATTGCGCTCGGCAAAGCGAGCCTCCCGCAGAACGCGAGCGAACTCGACGTTATGTTCGCGGAATACGACCTCGTCGGCGCGCTGAAAAAGGACTGCATCCCGAAGGTGTTTATCCCGGCGACAGACGAATGCCCGACGCTGAATGAAATCGTGCGGTTCGCAGGAGAATCCGGCGGCATTCTCGCGTATGCGTATCTCGGCGACGTGACGAGCAGCGTCACCGGCGACAAGAAAGCGCAGAAATTTGAAGACGACTACCTCGACGAGCTGTTTGCGGTGATCGACCGGGCGGGTATCCGCGCGGTGACCTATATGCCCACGCGCAACTCGCAAGCGCAGATCGAGCGGCTGAGAAGTCTCTGCGACCGCTGCGGCATGCAGCAGATCACGGGCGAGGACATCAACTCCCCGCGACAGAGCTTTATCATCGAGAAGATGCGGGAAGAGCAGTTCAGCAATTTAATCGAGAGCACATGGAGACTGATCCGGCATGAGAACGGAGAAAGAGAGTAA
- a CDS encoding alcohol dehydrogenase catalytic domain-containing protein: MKTRAVRIYGAQDLRLEEFELSPVGDDGVRCKVISDSLCMSSYKVYMQGAAHKRVPDDVATNPTIIGHEFCGIVDEVGKNWAHKFKKGDGFVIQPAHSYQGALTAPGYSFRECGGDATYVNIPWETLHMDCLLPYKSDVFFYGSLAEPMSCIIGTFHAMYHTRDGEYVHDMGIREGGKMALLAGVGPMGLGTIDYALHCDRKPGLLVVTDIDDARLARAASIYTVEHAKSCGIDLHYVNTGKLENPIE; this comes from the coding sequence ATGAAGACAAGAGCAGTTCGCATCTACGGCGCGCAGGATCTGCGGCTGGAGGAGTTTGAGTTGAGCCCGGTCGGCGACGACGGCGTTCGCTGCAAGGTGATTTCGGACAGCCTTTGCATGTCCTCGTATAAGGTCTACATGCAGGGAGCTGCGCACAAGCGCGTTCCTGATGATGTCGCGACAAATCCCACGATCATAGGGCACGAGTTCTGCGGCATCGTGGATGAAGTCGGCAAGAACTGGGCGCACAAGTTCAAAAAGGGCGACGGCTTCGTCATACAGCCCGCGCACTCCTATCAGGGTGCGCTGACCGCGCCGGGCTATTCCTTCCGCGAGTGCGGCGGCGACGCGACCTACGTCAATATCCCCTGGGAAACGCTGCACATGGACTGCCTGCTGCCCTACAAGAGCGATGTCTTCTTCTACGGTTCGCTTGCCGAACCCATGAGCTGCATCATCGGCACGTTCCACGCGATGTACCACACCCGTGACGGCGAGTACGTCCACGATATGGGTATACGCGAGGGCGGCAAGATGGCGCTCCTCGCGGGCGTAGGCCCGATGGGCCTCGGCACCATCGACTACGCGCTGCACTGCGACCGCAAACCGGGCCTGCTCGTCGTCACCGACATCGACGACGCGAGATTGGCGCGCGCTGCCTCGATCTATACCGTCGAGCATGCAAAATCGTGCGGCATCGACCTGCACTACGTCAACACCGGCAAGCTCGAAAACCCGATTGAA